The Candidatus Hydrogenedentota bacterium genomic interval CGACCCAGACGGGGCTGGTGGACAGCACGGTGACCACGTCCGTGACGGGCAGGCGCGTCAGCGCGTAGAAATTGCAGAGGAGCCCGGCCGTGCCGAAGATGCTGCGCCACCAGAGCGCCCGCGAGCCGCACCACACCATCGGGATGCCCCGCGCGGCAAGCAAGGCGTACATGATTCCAGGAGTGACCGCGATTCGAGCGAGGGCCACCGCGGGCCAAGGCGCCTGGCCGCGAAACCCGTGCGCGATACACGACATTGTGGCGAAACCGAGAGAGGCAAGCAGCATATCCCCCGCGGCGCGGCGGTTCGCCGCGGCGGAAACGCGTGTGAAAACAGGGGATGGCGCGGACATGGCGCGCACTATACGAACGCCGTGACGGGGATGCAAGCAGTGCGCGATGTCGCAGCGTCCCGCCGTTGGCGGGGACGGCGCCGTGACGGGGATGCAAGAAGCGCGCGGCGAGAGAAGAGTCGAGAGGAAGACGGTATCCGTTTCAGGAACGCCCTATTTGAAGCAGCGCGTGAGGCCGGCACGTTCCTGCCGGAACGCGGGCAAGCCTGCCGCGTCATCGGCAGTGCGGCGGTGGCGCGTTGGGGCGGGCCGCGCATGTCGCTGGAGCTGGATCAGTACCAATATCTGAACGGCGTAGCCTTTCCTTACTGGGCGATGCGTACATACTGGACGGAAGACGGCAATGCAGTTGAGCCGCTGAAAACGCGCTGTCTGGCCAACGAGATTTCCGTGCAGGAGTATTACTACCTGCTGCGGCAGACGCCGCCGTCTTACGTCGATTCCATCATGTATGTCGCGGTGGATACCGCAACCGCGCGTGTGAATGAGCCGCTGTCGGAAGAAGATTTCACGCTGACTTTCCCAGATGGAACCGTGTTCACCGATTATCGGTCCGGCGAAACGGCAACGTACGTGGCTTCGTCCTGGCTCGTGGAAAATCGGTTGTGGTTAATGGCCACAATCGCTGCGGTTTTGACAGCCTGCGGCGCGCTTGCGTTGCGCGGAGTCCTTGCGCACCGGCGCAGACACTAAGGCTGACATAATGGAAACAAGCGCTGGAAGCAAGCCCTCGCCTCGTCGCGCGCGGGGGTGACCAGAGATCCCTGCGCATGTTAGAACTATCGACCGAACGTCCGGTACCTGCCTGGTTGTGCGCGGCGATTATCCTTCTCGTCATGACGGCTCGTGCCATAGCAGACGAGATGGAGACGTTGCGGCGTCAAGTGTTGGAATGGTCGCAGTGCCTGCCGCGTATTTGTTCAGACGCCGCTTTGTCAGGCCCCGGGGACGGTAGGGGAAGACAGGCGGGTGCCTCTACTTGCGCGGCTGTCGCTGGCGCAGGCATTCGGCGAGGGCGATGCCCGCGCTGACGGAGGCGTTGAGGCTCGTGATCGGGCCGGTAATCGGGATGCGCAGCAGGTGGTCGCAGCGCTCGCGCACAAGCCGACGCACGCCTTTGCCTTCCCCGCCGATGATGAGCATGGTGCGGCCCGTGAGGTCGACGTCCCACAGGAGTTTGTCGCCCGCCGCGTCGAGCGCCGAAACCCAGAAACCCGCGCCCTGCACCGTTTCGATGGCGCGGACCAGGTTGGTGACACGGACCAGCGGGACGTGCTCGACCGCGCCCGCGGCCGCCTTGACCATCGCGGGCGAGAGCGGGGCCGCCCGGTCTCTGGTGAAGATGACGGCGGAAGCGCCGCATGCCGACGCGGAACGGACGATGGCGCCGAAATTCTGGGGGTCCTCGACGCCGTCCAGCGCGACAAAGAGCGCGTGGCCGGTTTCCGCGGCCAAGCGGTCTCTGAGTTCCAGGACGGGCAAGGGTTCCGCTTCCAACACGGCGCCTTGGTGCGCGCCGCCACCGGCGAAGCGATCCAGTTCCTGACGCGCGGCGTAAGCGATGCTGAGACCCGCGGCGGCCTCGATCAGGGCATCGAGGCCCTTGGCGTCGCGCAAGAGTAAGAGCCTGCGCGCCGCCCGTCTGCGGGCGCGCAGGCATTCGAGGACGGGATTGCGGCCATATACGATTTCGTACTTGGCGCTCACTATTGAAGCTCGTGCACTTCCTTCAGTTTCGAGGCGCGAAGGCTGAGG includes:
- the rlmB gene encoding 23S rRNA (guanosine(2251)-2'-O)-methyltransferase RlmB, whose protein sequence is MSAKYEIVYGRNPVLECLRARRRAARRLLLLRDAKGLDALIEAAAGLSIAYAARQELDRFAGGGAHQGAVLEAEPLPVLELRDRLAAETGHALFVALDGVEDPQNFGAIVRSASACGASAVIFTRDRAAPLSPAMVKAAAGAVEHVPLVRVTNLVRAIETVQGAGFWVSALDAAGDKLLWDVDLTGRTMLIIGGEGKGVRRLVRERCDHLLRIPITGPITSLNASVSAGIALAECLRQRQPRK